One window from the genome of Rhodopseudomonas sp. P2A-2r encodes:
- a CDS encoding VpsF family polysaccharide biosynthesis protein (VpsF, distantly related to oligosaccharide ligases, is encoded next to the probable flippase VpsE.), which produces MVTALMLLAAVSMFAMSSAMLTNWKIHYLTNGGGFYEKLHPATYAVVLASLLLLVRNGDPVGEINRTLSQSRLVLVYLFSWLALLVQMFVLERPFTIIIDTFLLPVILCLVIWRISDRQKRLLVWAIHATILLNVALGYYEYFSGHRLIPLTLGSVVVLGEWRASAFLGHPLTASGVVAAYVLALVLRPALCRPIALRLPLITVSLGSLMAFGGRTALMTVLAVLGCLALIEIFKLLRGKRTSLLGAIAALCLLFVAVAGIFAALNLGIFDKMLLRFSSDKGSTLARYATFNLLSHFDWHELILGPSPVRVNALQSQLGLNYGIENFWVSSTVQFGIVHTALLTVGLVCFFVEILKRSGTAAWAIVLLILMIAASSVSFSSKNIQLAQFIALITLLLPNGARSGAAAADSRPRAGQRHIPA; this is translated from the coding sequence ATGGTGACCGCACTGATGTTGCTCGCGGCCGTGTCCATGTTCGCGATGTCGTCGGCGATGCTGACCAACTGGAAAATCCATTACCTGACCAACGGGGGCGGTTTCTACGAGAAGCTGCACCCTGCAACCTACGCCGTGGTGTTGGCGTCGCTCCTGCTGCTTGTGCGCAACGGCGATCCGGTCGGCGAGATCAACAGGACATTGTCGCAGTCCCGGCTGGTGCTGGTCTATCTGTTCAGCTGGCTCGCTTTGCTGGTGCAGATGTTCGTGCTCGAGCGGCCGTTCACGATCATCATCGACACATTCTTGCTGCCCGTCATCCTGTGCCTTGTGATCTGGCGCATCTCGGATCGTCAAAAGCGCCTGCTGGTCTGGGCGATCCACGCCACAATCCTGCTGAACGTCGCGCTTGGCTATTATGAATATTTCTCCGGTCATCGGCTGATTCCCCTGACGCTCGGCAGCGTCGTCGTGCTCGGCGAGTGGCGGGCCTCGGCGTTTCTCGGCCATCCGCTCACGGCGTCGGGCGTCGTTGCTGCCTATGTGCTGGCCCTGGTGCTGCGTCCGGCGCTTTGTCGGCCGATCGCGCTTCGCCTGCCGCTGATCACGGTCAGCCTGGGCTCGCTGATGGCGTTCGGCGGCCGGACCGCGCTGATGACGGTCCTCGCGGTTCTGGGCTGCCTTGCCCTGATCGAGATCTTCAAACTGCTGCGCGGCAAACGGACATCGCTGCTCGGGGCCATTGCCGCACTGTGTCTGCTCTTCGTCGCCGTCGCAGGCATCTTCGCTGCGCTCAATCTCGGCATCTTCGACAAGATGCTGCTGCGATTCTCATCGGACAAAGGCAGCACGCTGGCGCGCTACGCAACATTCAACCTGCTGTCGCACTTCGACTGGCATGAGTTGATCCTCGGTCCGAGTCCGGTCCGGGTGAATGCCTTGCAGTCACAGCTCGGCCTGAACTACGGCATCGAGAATTTCTGGGTCTCCAGCACCGTGCAGTTCGGCATCGTTCACACCGCCTTGTTGACGGTCGGCCTGGTGTGCTTCTTCGTCGAGATCCTCAAGCGGTCGGGCACGGCGGCCTGGGCCATCGTTCTGCTGATCCTGATGATCGCCGCAAGTTCCGTCAGCTTTTCGTCGAAGAACATTCAGCTCGCACAGTTCATCGCCCTGATCACGCTTCTGCTGCCGAACGGCGCGAGATCGGGCGCAGCTGCAGCAGATTCCCGCCCTCGCGCCGGACAACGGCACATTCCGGCTTAA
- a CDS encoding glycosyltransferase, producing the protein MAIYVDHTHLGRHVTGLERITLELFSRDALAPLAVAPVTSHGTAQMVATQTFGLPLRLTTSSSILLCPGFPPSPLLLPFASRVLPYIHDDFLLSRRADLNARARLYMAAPFKLALRHYPRFLTNSADTRRKLTAHCRQDVEITLYRPPVRNVFNLGSASRPGRDAEPRPLRLVSLGTVEPRKNFVAAAKVVSALRAQGFPGTTLDIVGRPGWGDDWRMLEASPGVTLHGYQTTERVREIVDAADLFICTSHDEGLGLPLLEAQYAGLPVIAPDAPVFREVLGASGIFIAPSDPAAAASQIAAAMSHASWRTQHAMLASENLQRWNALAASDRDAVIDMIARLAGRQISAAPSYRSETP; encoded by the coding sequence ATGGCGATCTATGTCGACCACACCCATCTGGGACGTCACGTCACCGGGCTCGAGCGCATCACGCTGGAACTGTTCAGTCGTGACGCGCTGGCGCCGCTAGCGGTGGCGCCTGTGACCTCGCACGGCACGGCGCAAATGGTCGCGACGCAGACCTTTGGCCTGCCGTTGCGGCTGACAACGTCGTCCTCGATCCTGCTGTGCCCGGGCTTTCCGCCAAGCCCGCTGCTGCTACCGTTTGCGTCCCGTGTGCTGCCTTACATCCACGACGACTTCCTGCTGTCGCGCCGCGCCGACCTCAACGCCCGCGCACGGCTCTATATGGCGGCGCCATTCAAGCTCGCGCTCCGCCACTATCCCCGGTTCCTGACCAATTCAGCCGACACCAGGCGCAAGTTGACCGCGCATTGCAGGCAGGATGTCGAGATCACGTTGTATCGTCCGCCGGTGCGCAACGTCTTCAACCTCGGATCAGCCTCACGCCCCGGCCGCGATGCAGAGCCACGCCCGCTGCGGCTGGTGTCGCTGGGCACCGTCGAGCCGCGCAAGAACTTCGTCGCGGCAGCCAAAGTCGTCAGCGCGCTGCGGGCCCAAGGATTTCCCGGCACGACGCTGGATATTGTCGGGCGGCCGGGATGGGGCGACGACTGGCGCATGCTTGAAGCCAGTCCCGGCGTGACCCTGCATGGCTATCAGACCACCGAACGCGTCCGCGAGATCGTCGATGCCGCGGACCTGTTTATCTGCACGTCACACGATGAAGGCCTCGGCCTGCCGCTGCTGGAAGCGCAATATGCCGGCCTGCCGGTGATCGCGCCCGATGCCCCGGTTTTTCGCGAGGTCCTCGGCGCCTCCGGAATCTTCATTGCGCCGTCCGATCCCGCCGCTGCGGCATCGCAGATCGCCGCCGCGATGTCGCATGCTTCCTGGCGCACGCAGCATGCGATGCTCGCCAGTGAGAACCTACAGCGCTGGAATGCCCTCGCGGCGTCGGACCGGGACGCGGTGATCGACATGATCGCCCGGCTCGCAGGGCGGCAGATCTCGGCGGCCCCTTCCTATCGCAGCGAAACGCCGTAA
- a CDS encoding acyltransferase family protein, giving the protein MQDNTNSTRNLDALRIIAACAVVILHYSDYVKDTQVGQFMVAHTWHFNLFVDLFFVVSGFVIASQYLGRVGDPMSIGRFLWRRLARIYPLHLATLAFYVALALALHFGIARTDNTARYPLSDLPAQLLLLHAIDGARLTFNFPSWSLSAEMFCYVLFPLIAITVTRNKALIIALVVLPALANSAYAAATGTGSWADWINKGGAFRALPAFNLGVACYLFRDQIARWPVIPGAVTALLAAFILAGSWLPEMADLIVIYAIATLAIQSDCTCRDTLLTTFGFDRWSSLTYSCYMLHIPVATIVLTFGARDLAPHLPGGRLTLIPVAIVVLAIASLASLRWFENPMRRYLNDAFDRRIGTRRPVAVAARPDTRR; this is encoded by the coding sequence TTGCAAGACAATACCAACAGCACACGAAACCTTGACGCGCTGCGGATCATCGCGGCATGCGCCGTGGTGATCCTGCACTACTCCGACTATGTGAAGGACACCCAGGTCGGCCAGTTCATGGTCGCTCACACCTGGCACTTCAACCTGTTCGTCGACCTGTTCTTCGTGGTCTCCGGCTTCGTCATTGCCAGCCAGTATCTCGGCCGCGTCGGCGATCCCATGTCGATCGGACGTTTCCTGTGGCGCCGCCTGGCACGGATCTATCCGCTGCATCTGGCGACGCTGGCATTCTACGTCGCCCTCGCGCTGGCGCTGCATTTCGGCATCGCCAGGACGGACAACACCGCCCGTTATCCGTTGTCCGACCTGCCGGCCCAGCTGCTGTTGCTCCACGCCATCGACGGCGCACGGCTGACGTTCAATTTTCCTAGCTGGTCACTCTCCGCGGAGATGTTCTGCTACGTGCTGTTTCCGCTCATCGCGATCACCGTAACGCGGAACAAGGCGCTGATCATCGCGCTCGTCGTCCTCCCGGCATTGGCGAACAGCGCTTACGCCGCGGCCACCGGAACCGGATCGTGGGCCGACTGGATCAACAAAGGCGGCGCCTTTCGCGCACTGCCGGCCTTCAACCTCGGTGTCGCCTGCTACCTGTTCCGGGACCAGATCGCACGCTGGCCCGTCATTCCCGGCGCGGTGACCGCGCTGCTCGCGGCCTTCATCCTGGCCGGCTCCTGGCTGCCGGAAATGGCCGACCTCATTGTCATCTATGCCATTGCCACGCTTGCCATCCAGAGCGACTGCACCTGCCGCGACACCCTGTTGACGACATTCGGCTTCGATCGCTGGTCGTCGCTGACCTATTCCTGTTACATGCTGCACATCCCGGTCGCAACCATCGTCCTGACATTTGGCGCGCGTGATCTGGCGCCGCATCTGCCCGGCGGCAGGCTGACGCTGATCCCCGTCGCGATTGTCGTGCTGGCCATCGCCAGCCTTGCTTCGCTGCGCTGGTTCGAAAACCCAATGCGGCGATACCTGAATGACGCCTTCGATCGCCGTATCGGGACGCGAAGGCCGGTCGCGGTGGCCGCACGCCCGGATACCCGGCGATGA
- a CDS encoding endo-1,4-beta-xylanase, protein MKKMSRRQAIAVFAGAAAASGTRSVAAPAQSLGAIAASNGLVFGAAAGPVIDKDAAYRELYTTHARIVTTDVALKIGTIAGQPGPKRFDSADRLLKFCAKNKIPMRGHCLIWNEWVPQWIRNMSTSERQVFFDSYIEEVVGRYAGQLQSWDIVNEPFWPGHKAPGGYRLGPWYDAFGTGYVRRAFERAAMADKKTKFVLNEAQTERDDEVGLAVRAGLLRLVDELKEAGVPLHAVGLQGHLQPRYPHDPSRFSDFVHALAERKVEIYITEFDVRDDTFPDDIPTRDAKIAETAEKFLNNVLRVPAVKAVIAWELADNYSFYTDAAKKKDPLAQRLPRPLPFDSAMQKKPLWYAMARAFQNVKKA, encoded by the coding sequence ATGAAAAAAATGTCACGACGACAGGCAATTGCAGTTTTTGCAGGCGCTGCAGCGGCGTCGGGAACACGCTCCGTCGCCGCGCCAGCACAAAGCCTCGGCGCGATAGCAGCTTCAAATGGTTTGGTTTTTGGTGCTGCGGCGGGCCCTGTGATCGACAAGGACGCCGCATATCGCGAACTATACACGACGCATGCACGAATTGTTACAACCGACGTTGCATTGAAAATCGGCACGATCGCCGGGCAACCCGGACCGAAGAGATTCGACAGTGCGGATCGGCTGCTGAAATTTTGCGCGAAAAATAAAATTCCCATGCGCGGTCATTGCCTGATCTGGAACGAGTGGGTTCCGCAATGGATCAGGAACATGAGTACATCGGAGAGACAGGTGTTCTTCGATAGCTATATTGAAGAAGTCGTCGGCCGCTACGCGGGGCAGCTGCAATCGTGGGACATTGTCAACGAGCCGTTCTGGCCGGGCCACAAGGCCCCGGGCGGCTATCGCCTCGGTCCATGGTACGACGCCTTCGGCACCGGTTATGTTCGCCGTGCGTTCGAGCGGGCCGCGATGGCGGACAAGAAGACAAAATTTGTTCTCAATGAAGCGCAGACGGAACGCGACGATGAGGTCGGGCTCGCCGTCCGCGCGGGATTGCTGCGATTGGTCGATGAGCTCAAGGAGGCCGGGGTGCCGTTGCATGCCGTCGGTTTGCAGGGACACCTGCAGCCGCGTTATCCGCATGATCCATCGCGCTTTTCGGATTTCGTTCACGCGCTGGCCGAGCGCAAGGTGGAGATCTACATCACCGAGTTCGACGTTCGTGACGATACGTTCCCGGACGATATCCCGACGCGCGACGCGAAGATCGCGGAGACTGCCGAAAAATTCCTCAACAATGTCTTGCGCGTTCCGGCGGTTAAGGCCGTGATCGCGTGGGAACTCGCCGATAACTATTCCTTCTACACGGATGCCGCGAAGAAGAAGGACCCGCTCGCGCAACGGCTTCCGCGGCCATTGCCCTTCGATTCGGCGATGCAGAAAAAGCCGCTTTGGTACGCAATGGCGCGGGCGTTCCAGAACGTGAAGAAGGCGTGA
- a CDS encoding GumC family protein yields MTRILRRRWKTVALVPVVLVALALAYLTSVDTLYTATSTVLVDPRRANVVETNQAVLSNFGTDDATIESQTLLIQSVAILQRVVDKLKLATDPEFMPRAGLLDPIKNLFSTSSPATGSNPADTARSRSVEILQRRMKVTRQGTTFLVDINVSTEVPQKSAAIANAIAEGYFEEQVRAKYDATRIAANWLNGQIEALKSRVGTSEQAVEDYRTANNLAVSQGVTVNDQQITDLNNKLISARVQTAEARAKFDQVQQMAKSGGDPGGINAVISSEMISKLRTQYADIAKNSADLSSKYGPRHPLVANARAQLSDTQRLINEEIQRILQSTKHDYDIALSRENSLKESFDKLQGVSSQSGQAQVRLHELQREAEANRTLYESYLARYKEASAQESLEMPDSRVVTKASIPIRPSSPKTTLILGLALMMGLGAGTVLAFLIDYLDGRVKTLEQAEQISGLPALAALPLIGVRELAGRAKRGRSELDTHDPRIVRLLPPSLQPPLMRYAIEEPGTFFAEAIRAVRLAIQRALRVDPIKIVVVTSALESEGKTTLAANLALSLATLGIRTLLIDADLRNPGLTRALCPNADVGLLQVAMGEASLEQALLLDRSTGLSILPSPMVKDDDTITELMFSERITDLMDHLRQRYELIIIDSPAGTSRGRPCAGRTRRSHRARDGVGSNPARGRGAYDEPACAGS; encoded by the coding sequence GGCGGTGCTGTCCAATTTCGGCACAGACGACGCGACGATCGAGAGCCAGACCTTGCTGATCCAATCGGTTGCGATCCTGCAACGGGTCGTCGACAAGCTGAAGCTGGCCACCGATCCGGAATTCATGCCACGGGCCGGACTGCTCGATCCCATCAAAAACCTGTTTAGCACCAGCTCCCCCGCAACTGGCTCCAATCCCGCCGATACGGCCCGATCCCGCTCCGTCGAGATTCTTCAGCGCCGCATGAAAGTCACACGTCAAGGAACGACCTTCCTGGTCGACATCAACGTCAGCACGGAGGTGCCGCAGAAATCCGCCGCCATCGCCAACGCGATTGCCGAAGGATATTTCGAGGAGCAGGTCCGCGCCAAATACGATGCGACGCGCATTGCGGCGAACTGGCTGAACGGCCAGATCGAAGCCTTGAAGTCGCGCGTGGGAACATCGGAACAGGCGGTCGAGGACTATCGTACGGCCAATAACCTTGCGGTGTCGCAGGGCGTTACCGTGAACGATCAGCAAATCACCGACCTCAACAACAAACTGATCTCCGCACGCGTTCAAACGGCCGAAGCACGCGCCAAATTCGACCAAGTGCAGCAGATGGCGAAGTCCGGTGGCGATCCCGGCGGCATCAACGCGGTGATCTCCTCGGAAATGATCTCCAAGCTGCGCACCCAATACGCCGACATCGCCAAGAACAGCGCCGATCTTTCCAGCAAATACGGCCCGCGTCATCCGCTCGTCGCCAATGCGCGTGCCCAGTTGTCCGATACCCAGCGGCTGATCAACGAGGAAATCCAGCGCATCCTGCAAAGTACGAAGCATGATTATGACATCGCTTTGTCCCGGGAGAACTCGCTGAAGGAGAGTTTTGACAAGCTGCAGGGCGTATCGAGCCAGTCGGGCCAGGCCCAGGTTCGCCTGCATGAACTTCAACGCGAGGCCGAGGCCAACCGGACGCTCTATGAATCCTATCTGGCCCGCTACAAGGAGGCGTCAGCGCAGGAAAGTCTGGAAATGCCGGACTCCCGCGTCGTCACCAAGGCAAGCATTCCGATCCGGCCGTCGTCGCCGAAAACGACGCTGATCCTCGGGCTTGCCTTGATGATGGGCCTCGGTGCCGGGACCGTGCTGGCCTTTCTCATCGACTATCTCGACGGGCGTGTGAAAACGCTGGAGCAGGCAGAGCAGATCTCCGGGCTGCCGGCGCTGGCAGCCCTGCCGCTGATCGGGGTGCGCGAACTCGCCGGCCGCGCCAAGCGCGGACGCAGTGAGCTCGACACCCACGACCCGCGCATCGTACGGCTGCTGCCGCCATCGCTGCAGCCGCCCCTGATGCGCTACGCCATCGAGGAGCCCGGCACATTCTTCGCCGAGGCGATCCGCGCCGTCCGGCTCGCCATTCAGCGGGCGTTGCGTGTCGATCCCATCAAGATCGTGGTGGTGACCTCCGCTCTCGAAAGCGAAGGCAAGACCACGCTCGCCGCCAATCTGGCGCTGTCGCTGGCCACCCTCGGCATCAGGACGCTGCTGATCGATGCCGATCTCCGCAATCCCGGCCTGACGCGCGCACTTTGTCCCAATGCCGACGTGGGATTGCTGCAGGTCGCCATGGGCGAGGCATCGCTGGAACAGGCGCTGCTTCTGGATCGGAGCACAGGCCTCTCGATCTTGCCGTCGCCGATGGTCAAGGACGACGATACCATCACCGAGTTGATGTTCTCGGAACGCATCACCGATCTGATGGACCATCTTCGCCAGCGCTATGAACTGATCATTATCGACTCCCCCGCTGGTACCTCTCGTGGACGGCCGTGCGCTGGCCGAACTCGCCGATCGCATCGTGCTCGCGATGGCGTGGGATCAAACCCCGCGCGAGGTCGTGGCGCATACGATGAACCTGCTTGCGCCGGTTCATGA
- a CDS encoding acyltransferase family protein, whose amino-acid sequence MTTTAQVSAMLAIDRAAKAAGRDSGIDTMRGIAILMVIGIHSLHQPLTPAWETWLDAALRPCVPIFLFVSGYLTAQSGRVPLARRFKAILVPYAIAFVAAYLYMALHNPAMDHRPVATVARFLLAYVFVYYYVFVYAGCTVLLWLVFRPRSEDEPRTDQQLAVILLLAIAIGLIAGSYLDPLLFHFGASPSLVEEFRMRDIPFWFCFAALGALVGLPGVRTNVQQIRRPLIAVAFVLYVIYAAIRQFQIGDAADYDSVAFFGYAALLCIVLLALNIRHRQLVTLGSGSYFIYLWHIFIVMLLRDHTGLRQLGPVADTAVTFTATAALSVIGLLAVRRFIPSRFAHWLGA is encoded by the coding sequence ATGACGACAACGGCGCAGGTTTCCGCGATGCTTGCCATCGACCGAGCGGCCAAGGCCGCCGGCCGCGACAGCGGAATAGACACCATGCGTGGCATCGCCATTCTGATGGTGATCGGCATCCATTCGCTGCATCAACCGCTCACGCCGGCGTGGGAGACTTGGCTTGATGCCGCGCTGCGACCATGCGTGCCGATCTTTCTGTTTGTCTCCGGCTACCTGACGGCGCAGTCCGGCCGAGTGCCGCTGGCGCGGCGCTTCAAGGCGATCTTGGTCCCCTATGCCATCGCCTTCGTCGCTGCGTACCTCTATATGGCGCTGCATAATCCGGCGATGGACCATCGACCGGTTGCCACTGTCGCGCGATTTCTTCTCGCCTATGTTTTCGTCTACTATTATGTCTTCGTGTATGCCGGCTGCACCGTTCTGCTCTGGCTGGTGTTCCGCCCTCGCTCGGAAGATGAACCTCGCACCGACCAGCAACTGGCCGTGATACTGCTGCTGGCCATTGCAATCGGCCTGATCGCCGGCAGCTATCTCGATCCCCTGCTGTTTCACTTCGGTGCGTCGCCCTCGCTGGTCGAAGAATTCCGCATGCGTGACATTCCATTCTGGTTCTGCTTCGCCGCGCTCGGTGCGCTGGTGGGCCTGCCGGGCGTCCGGACGAACGTCCAGCAGATACGGCGACCTCTGATCGCCGTCGCGTTCGTCCTGTACGTGATCTATGCTGCGATCCGACAGTTCCAGATCGGCGACGCCGCCGACTATGATTCGGTGGCGTTCTTCGGCTATGCAGCGCTCCTCTGCATCGTGCTGCTTGCACTCAATATCAGGCATCGTCAGCTCGTGACGTTGGGCTCGGGCAGCTATTTCATCTATCTCTGGCACATCTTCATCGTGATGCTGCTGCGCGATCATACGGGCCTGCGCCAGCTGGGACCGGTCGCGGACACGGCCGTTACCTTCACCGCAACGGCGGCCCTCAGTGTCATCGGCTTGCTTGCGGTCCGGCGGTTCATTCCGTCGCGTTTCGCTCATTGGTTGGGGGCCTGA
- a CDS encoding lipopolysaccharide biosynthesis protein, whose protein sequence is MLLRQTLLYLPAQIIGPLFQLVAMIVWTHVVDEHTLGVVTLVTATHELLQIGFLVWWSQYALRFFGRYQDAHRAERFYRTENAILLISAILQSVIMVGVLRLVIAPDATAWLLVATVAYVITRSLNLYIGERARVRQQIGVYSIQQIVGPVIGFLVGLAMIRLFGQSPEWPLAGYAIAQLIAAVVVLPVIGHGRRFWPIDREIIDHALRYGIPLVIGGGLGWVGLNASRFIINDLRGVAAAGLFAVGYGLGQRAAAVAAMLVTAAAFPLAVKSMEQGGSKAAMRQLADNSALLIAVLAPSIGGIFMLRNEIVHLLIATPFQQVTLAVLPLSVLAGSIRNLRAHFGDQVFLLHSRTRLMIIVAMIDAAVTVFSSVVCIRYWGSSAPPVRRWWPRAPQPPSAFRSAS, encoded by the coding sequence ATGCTGCTGCGACAGACCCTGCTTTATCTGCCCGCGCAGATCATCGGACCGCTCTTCCAGCTGGTCGCGATGATCGTCTGGACCCACGTCGTCGACGAGCACACGCTGGGCGTCGTCACGCTGGTGACCGCGACCCATGAATTGCTGCAGATCGGCTTCCTCGTCTGGTGGTCGCAATATGCGCTGCGGTTCTTCGGAAGATATCAAGACGCCCATCGCGCCGAGCGGTTCTACCGCACCGAGAACGCGATTCTGCTGATCTCGGCCATCCTGCAAAGCGTCATCATGGTCGGCGTGCTCCGCCTGGTGATTGCGCCAGACGCGACCGCATGGCTGCTCGTCGCCACCGTCGCCTATGTCATCACCCGTTCGCTCAATCTCTATATCGGCGAGCGCGCCCGCGTTCGCCAACAAATCGGCGTCTATTCGATCCAGCAGATCGTCGGGCCCGTGATCGGTTTTCTGGTCGGCCTCGCCATGATCAGACTATTCGGCCAGTCTCCGGAATGGCCGCTGGCGGGCTATGCGATTGCGCAGTTGATCGCCGCCGTCGTGGTGCTGCCGGTGATCGGCCACGGCCGGCGGTTCTGGCCGATCGACCGGGAGATCATCGATCACGCGCTGCGTTATGGCATCCCGCTTGTCATTGGCGGCGGGCTCGGCTGGGTCGGCCTCAATGCATCACGCTTCATCATCAACGATCTCAGGGGCGTGGCAGCAGCCGGCCTGTTCGCCGTCGGATATGGCCTCGGACAGCGCGCCGCGGCAGTGGCCGCCATGCTGGTCACGGCGGCCGCGTTTCCGCTGGCCGTCAAAAGCATGGAGCAAGGCGGCAGCAAAGCGGCGATGCGCCAGCTCGCGGACAACAGTGCGCTGCTCATCGCCGTTCTGGCGCCGAGCATCGGCGGCATCTTCATGCTGCGCAACGAAATCGTACACCTATTGATCGCCACGCCATTCCAGCAAGTGACACTGGCGGTGCTCCCGCTCTCCGTCCTGGCCGGCTCCATCCGCAATCTGCGCGCACACTTCGGCGACCAGGTTTTCCTGCTGCACAGCCGCACCCGCCTGATGATCATCGTGGCTATGATCGATGCCGCCGTGACCGTCTTTTCCAGTGTCGTCTGCATCAGGTACTGGGGCTCGTCGGCGCCGCCGGTGCGACGGTGGTGGCCGCGAGCGCCGCAGCCACCGTCAGCTTTTCGATCGGCTTCGTGA